GAAAGGTACAAGGAATAAAAAGGCATAAGATGGTTGGCTGATAAGATGAACACAAACATTTTGGAGATGGTGAGATGTATGCTTCTAAAGATTAGGTTCCTAAGTCCTTCTAGGGGAAAGCTACGAACATTGTTGTCtacttaacaaataatatttcattgttTGCTATAAAGTGCAAGAGTCTTATGGAAGCATGGAGTTGAAAGCCTATAAAGTATGATAATATAAAGACATTTGGTACTTTGGAATTCACATATGCCAAAAAGATAAAGTAGAGTCACAAGATGAAAGGTGTATCTTTATTGGATACGTAAAAGGTGTGAAGGGTATAAGTTATGAAGGTTAGAGTTTGAGGGGCTAGGTGCTCTGTTAGCATATACATCACATTTGTTTGAAATCAAATGGCTATAGTGTACAAAGATCTAGAGAAAGGGATGGAGAAAGTCCATGTTCAGGTGAAACAATCTACTGAAGGATTAGACCCTCTAATTGTTTAAACAATGAGACATAACACTACATAAAAACCTACGACGAATATAAGCCATCAGAAACGTCCAAAATCTGTTTGTATTGTATGTTTTTCGACAAATACCAACAAGCTCAAATCTGTCTATAATGCCCTTGTTGCAAACAATTACTAACGAATATAGACGgttggtaattaccgacggaATGATCCATTGATAATTATTGACAACCTTCATCCGCTAGTAACTATCACAGGCCTAAATCCGTCAGTAATTACCGATGACTTATGTCCACCGATAATTACCGACAAATATATTCCTTGGTGATTTGCCTGTAATATGCGAAACAGATTCAAGTGCAATACAAGTATTTTGTTTCTCACCACATTGAACCTAGACAATTAcagataatgaaaattaaagaatctaAATACATCCAAACATCAAACAAGCATTGGTCACAATGAAATCCATATCATTACAAACTTAATATAGTGTCATAAATACAAACTTATAAAAGTGTTTTCAAATCctataatatatacattaaactaactaaatatctaataattatCATAGGTATCTTCagagttattttctttttttttttttttgagagttaattcaattttgcaatttgaatttttttttcatccttaaattttaattggGGTTATTGATATTGCAAAGTTTCCCTGATTAGAGACACTCCAATTGATGCATTTGCAACGAATATGGCATAACTGCAACATAGTTTCCCTTGATAATATCTTATCCTCCCgcttttcatatatatttattgttatatgtTGACATATTTTTGGACTTGTGATAAGAATTGTAGAAAGATAATTTGGTTTGGTCTtagtataaataatatacaGTCACTGATAATGTAAAAATCAAAGTgtcaaaatttcttaaaatgttATGTATAAagtttcttattattattatgtttacttAAAGTTATGTACAGCCGAAGGGCGCATGGCATTTATGGATatggaaatggaaaaaataGGTAGAAGCATGCGaacattttcaaaaaatgaaGGCGCCCGATCACCAGCCATTGTGGCAATCTTAAGAGAGAATaaaggtaatttttgttgtataattataacttttctCTTATCCATAATAGAATAGTAACAATTGAAGATATGAATCAATATCTCTCCACTATTTTTGTGTGTACAGTAATCATGTTAAATTAAGAGGAAGGATCTagaattatttaataacttttaattaggTCTATTTTAATTGGACAACTCAACTTGGATTTGTTTATTGATTGGACATTTTGTTTAACTGTTGTTATTTTGATTCAGAATAACGACTTCAAAAATCAGTATCATATTTATACACATTTGTAGTTAGTTTTCTGAACGAAAATTTGATGGaattaacacaattaaaaaaataaatacaactttaaatattcattctgaaaaatatttaacaaaactgataaaaacCCTTTTGTAGCTTaatggaaaattatttttattttaaaattaaatgattaaattctttaattttaaaaattttgtaattagatcaagttaacaaattatttattataaagaaaattttgactttaaaattacaaagaaagaaaagaaaaacattttgcATACTATGTTCTCTTTTAAATATTcagtattttcaaaatttctgaGATTTTGATTAGGAAACTATTAGATATGATCAACTCATAACAATATATAATGTTAGagattttgacaacattttaatattatctacgTGTTATTGTGTGGTTGGTTTAAAATTACTtctcaattaataataataatcataaacaccaaaCATAGACCAATGACGACAGGTAGATggtgttaaaatgttatcaaaaaaatgttgtcaaatatcattattagaggtgtcaatttaacccatggccTCAGGGCCAGCcccaacccactattgaaaaaaccctattttaagaaggcccttaagtagggggccagaaaaagccccaacccccaaaaccccctctcaagtaggttagggtcagggttaaagtgggtttagccccactccaaaactttaattaaattttaggctcagtccaaaacttcaaattaaattttagaaNNNNNNNNNNNNNNNNNNNNNNNNNNNNNNNNNNNNNNNNNNNNNNNNNNNNNNNNNNNNNNNNNNNNNNNNNNNNNNNNNNNNNNNNNNNNNNNNNNNNNNNNNNNNNNNNNNNNNNNNNNNNNNNNNNNNNNNNNNNNNNNNNNNNNNNNNNNNNNNNNNNNNNNNNNNNNNNNNNNNNNNNNNNNNNNNNNNNNNNNNNNNNNNNNNNNNNNNNNNNNNNNNNNNNNNNNNNNNNNNNNNNNNNNNNNNNNNNNNNNNNNNNNNNNNNNNNNNNNNNNNNNNNNNNNNNNNNNNNNNNNNNNNNNNNNNNNNNNNNNNNNNNNNNNNNNNNNNNNNNNNNNNNNNNNNNNNNNNNNNNNNNNNNNNNNNNNNNNNNNNNNNNNNNNNNNNNNNNNNNNNNNNNNNNNNNNNNNNNNNNNNNNNNNNNNNNNNNNNNNNNNNNNNNNNNNNNNNNNNNNNNNNNNNNNNNNNNNNNNNNNNNNNNNNNNNNNNNNNNNNNNNNNNNNNNNNNNNNNNNNNNNNNNNNNNNNNNNNNNNNNNNNNNNNNNNNNNNNNNNNNNNNNNNNNNNNNNNNNNNNNNNNNNNNNNNNNNNNNNNNNNNNNNNNNNNNNNNNNNNNNNNNNNNNNNNNNNNNNNNNNNNNNNNNNNNNNNNNNNNNNNNNNNNNNNNNNNNNNNNNNNNNNNNNNNNNNNNNNNNNNNNNNNNNNNNNNNNNNNNNNNNNNNNNNNNNNNNNNNNNNNNNNNNNNNNNNNNNNNNNNNNNNNNNNNNNNNNNNNNNNNNNNNNNNNNNNNNNNNNTTTAGGGATGCAAAATATGaaatcctatttattattttctaattaataattatctaaaaatatttattaaagtaaaagaaagatgcttacatgtatgcttacatgtattttccaagttataacacttaacataaatgttccttttctctgcaaaaatgcaatttattattggatatttaattttttttgtaaaacagaAAGCCCATGAACTGGCCCtaacccacagggctttggggctttttagccctggaGGCTTTTTAATAAGAGGCATTTTTGGCCCTGTGgacttttttggccccaacccacatgggctagggccagggcctataATAGGGCTTCTTTGACAGTTCTAATCAttatccatatttttttatttttcaactatatttgtttatttctcTAATATAATTCACGCATTTAGTATTTTTCAGCAAAATTCTACTCGTAATTGGCTATTCCTAACATATAACAGGTATTATAGAGAAAATAGCaaacagaaagaaagaatggatTCATGTAAAGGATGACAGAGGAAGAAATGCTCTTCACTATGCAGCTTCCAAAGGTTACCTAAATGGTGTTGAGTGTTTGCTTCAAAAGTGTGATACCTGCAATATGGAAACAGACAGAGATGGCTTTTATCCTCTTCATCTGGCTTCTGCATGTGGACATATTCAAGTGGTAAAGAAATTGCTTGAAAATTGTCCCAATCCCAGAGAAATAATTGATAACAAAGGCCGAAATATTGTTCACATTGCAGCTATAATGGGACAGTTTGATGTGGTAAGGTATGCCTTGCACAATGCAAATGACGTAATTAAAGATATGATAAATGGCAAGGATTACGATGGAAACACTCCTTTGCATTTGGCTGCCTCACATTACCGTCCAAAAATTGTGCAAGCCTTGACATGGAACACAAGTGTGGATCTCAATTGGCttaacaacaacaaccaaacaCCTCTCGATGCTTTTGAACAATTTAAACAACAAGATAATCCACCTATCGTACAGGCAAGTATATATAGAGTATTGTGTTTACTTAGGCTACTTGATTTTTTCTATTATCGtgtttttgaatttgtaacacaGACTTGTATTTGCAGCGGCTAACATGGTGTCAACTAAAATCTTCTGGTGTACAAAATGCTGAAAGAGGGTCACACTCTATTCAGGTCCCTTTTTCCCCTTTGAAACCAAAAGCCGAAAACATAGAGTTTTATAAAGACAGAATCAACACTCTTATGGTTGTTTCCACCCTTATAACTACAATAGCATTTGCTGGAGGTATTACTTTGCCTGGTGGAACTAATAGTTCTACTCCAGGAGAAGGCATGGCTCTTATGCTAAATCAAGTGTGGTTTAAACCATATATTTTATGCACCACAATATCTATGTATGGTGGCATTAGTGTCACTATTATACTCATTTGGGCTCAACTGGGAGATGTAACTTTGGCTCTTTTTGCCCTTAAAGTGGCAAGACCCCTTTTAGGAATCACTCTTGCAACCCTATCAGTGGCATTCTTGGCTGGTGTCCACCTTGTTATAAGCGATCTCAGTTTGTTGGCCACTACTGTTCTGATTTTGTGTGTGGTCTTCATTATCCTGCTTTTGTTACTGTACACTCTTCTTTGGTTTCCCTCAGAATCAAGCAACCTAATAATGCGATACATTTCTTTCTATCCTTTCCAGTTTCTAACATGGTTAACTGAAAAAGATTCAATTGAAGGTATGTAATTTCAGATACACACTCCTGAAGTCTATGCACTTTAtgactttcttttcttttttatcctcTTTGAGATGGAACTTAAACTTTGTTTTCATGTCATCTTATTTGGAGCTGTGCATCTTGTATAATTATATGCTACTACTCATcattttcatatgaaaaatcATTTGGCTTTTGagttctaaaatattttttcaaagttCTATAACACTATAAGAAAACCTTTAATTACCACAGGAATTTTACCAATGGATACCATTTCATTATTTATGTATGCAATGTCGGCGGATAATTACTGATAAAGAGTATATGAGGACAAAGTTCAAATTACCCACAAAATAATGCATCGGTCAACTATATTTGTTTAGATGGTAAAAGATCTATCTATCAAATATGTCAGTAAATTTGATGCTTTGGAGAGTAAATGATTTAACCCTTGaaaaatttttaacattatcaTATGGGTTGTCCTTTGTCACCATAACCTAAAGGATCTATTCGTCTAAATGAAACAAACTTTGAGTTTGGAAATTTCAAATTTGCAATGACTGATTGGCTAGTGCCCCACAATGAGATAAACCAAATTAAATGTAGTATGACTTCTTTTCAACAATGTACTTTCTCCATCCTGAAGTCAGAATTAAACTTTTATGTTAACATCCATAGAAGTATGAAAGCATGAATGAGGGTTGAAGtttcttaaataaatgaatacaTAAAATCACAAAGCGACGACTACATACCTGTTGTTTCTATTGTTCAACTGGTGAAGGCATATTTACATGACTTTAATACTGATACTAAAGAACTGGAAGAACATGAATATGAAGGAGGAAAGCAAACTGATGAAGGAGAGAACGAGAACAATGATGATGATTGTTCCGGCAGTGAGTGTCTCCGGGTCCTCCTACACTGTTCCTTGCAACTAACCGTCCGGTCTTGCACTCTTTGTGTGCGGTTGTCTGTTGACCTAGGATATGTCTTCAATTGGATCCGaccgggtacctgctaaaggcactctgacgctcaagtcagtgttcGGTATTTAAATGTTAGggatagagatagaaagagagtgaaataaatgtgcgTTAAATGTGTCtgcctacctcttacctttgacttatatttatagttttcttcgtGGGCCAATGATTAATGGAaccttaatcacggcccaatcaTAGGCCCACCACTGTTGATTCGGTTTTACCTTAATCTTGAATGTTTATCATACCTTAATCTGTGATCTCTGTCGGTCGTCCGTACCGTCCGTCTTAATGGGCGATTCTGGTGAAAGGTTGATGCATCTTGAGCTGATTCTTTCATATGTTTGGTCGTCCGTCCCGGACGCCGTCTCTGGTCGTCCGTCCCGGGCGCCGTCTCTGGGCGTCCGATacaatgataatgataatatgGAGTGTTAGGTTTTAGAAGAGAAATGAAGcaacaaagaaataaagataGAAGACGATGGAGAATTTCTGAATTCAGGAAAAGgataatttattcaatataccatcattacatatataatgattcaaaaaatcaaaaataaaataaaaaatccactTAACAGTTTTCAGGTGGATAAAAATAAGAGATTTGTTCCTACCGTGTAGCAACCACTTATTTACTCAGTcctatctaataaattaaaataaattaaagcagTTACAAAAAACATAATTCTAACCACTTATTTTACTCCTGAACCGTGAATTCCAACATAACTCTTCTTGACAGATTCACCGTTGATTTTATTAGCATCTTcaggctccttttcttcttcgaCTTCATGGTCAAGATCATCCTCGTACACCTCATTCCAATAATGTACTAaattgttttctgttttgtcCATGATTACCCATGATACAATCATANCCCTAGCATTGTAGCTAGAAGGGATAACAAACACATCCCTTTGAAGGGGCATGTCCTTAACCCTATCAACATTTCTAATGAAAGAATTTGTTTTGCCTCCATGGCAAACTACAACCACATTGAAAAGAATCAACATTAATGTTGCAGCCATTGctgcaaaataaaagaaactcttTGCACCCAAAATATGATGAGGATGACTTAGCTTCTTGTGCCAGATTTCTGTCACATTTTCCttgaatgaaaaaatagtttGCTCCTCCTCCAATGGTTTTAGAGGAAAGCTTTTACCTTTCATTTTCACCTTGAAAATATCTTGACCAGCCGCATCTTTAATCAAGCAATTTTTGTCTTCAAAAATAACTCTAAATCCTCTTTCAATCAGTTGACCAACACTTAACAAATTTTGGTCAATTTCAGGAACGAAAAAAACATCAGGAATAAACTTTGTTCCTCCACAGCTTGTAATTACGACTGTCCCCTTACTTTGACTGAGATATAATCATCATTACCTATTCTGACTTTGGTGACATCAGTTGGCCTTAAATCTTTGAAAAGAGCCTTGTTGAAGGTCATGTGGTTGGTACAACCGCTATCTATCAGCCAACTTTCCCTTGATTCACTGCTCAAGAAACAAGTAGCTACAAATAACATGTATTCCTCCTCCTCCTGATCAGCAACCTTAGCTTCTTCCTcttgttgattttggtttttgcaTATGACAGCTTCATGCCCAAGTTGATTGCACTTGGTGCATTTAGCGTCAGGTCTTTGCCAGCATGAATGAAGGATGACCCATTTTGCCACAATGTTGACAAGGTGGGTAACTTTTCTTTCCACCCTTTCCTTTATCGTAATTATTTGTATTGCTCTGACGGTTGGCTGGATGATTCTTCTTGTAATTTCTGGCTTGTTGACTTTTGACTAGAAGAGCACCTTCAACAGCATGATCTTCCCTCATCAAACTTCGTTGCTCTTGGGCTTGGAATGCATGTAGCACTTCTACAAATGTGATTTTAGACAAATCTCTTGTGTTCTCCAAGGAAGCAATAGATGCTTCATACTTTTCTGGTACAGTTACCAGAATTTTCTCAACAGTTTTGGAATCAGGAAAATTGCTGCCCAGCAACCTTATCTTGTTGGCAATACCCAACAATTTGTCTTTTTTCAGACTCTTTCATCCTTTCCAATTCAAATTCCCTCATTAAATTAAGTACCTGCATGCTTCTTATTCTTTCATCCCCAGCGTACTCTTCCTTTAAATAATCCCAAATTTCTTTTGCTGATCTAAGAGTCATAATTCTTGTGAAGATGGTTTGAGAAACACCAACAAATAGACATGattttgcctttgcttttgTAGTTTTTCTCTCCTTGTGAATTTTGATCTGGGCCATGGTAGGATTTTCCGGCAGCGGAAGAACTTCATACTCTTCTTCTACATCTTCCCAAAGATCTAGAGTCTCCAGATAAGTTTCCATTTTGACAGCCCAAAGATCGTAGCTTTCTCCATCAAAGACTGGAGGTGCAACTTGTGAGAAATTTGATTCAGCATTCATTTTCACATGTCCCGTAAGAAAAAAGCTCTCcataccaattgttggtttttagaaaagaaatgaagcaacaaagaaataaaaatagaagacGATGGAGAATTTCTGAATTCAGGAAAAGgataaattattcaatataccatcattacatatataatgattcaaaaaattcaaaaataaaataaaaaatccactTAACAGTTTTCAGGTGAATAAAAATAAGGAATTTGTTCCTAAAGTGTAGCAACCACTTATTTACTCAGTcctatctaataaattaaaataaattaaagcagttaaaaaaaatataattctaacATGGAGGATAAAGATGACGATGTAGATGAGGACAAGGACAATGACAATGATGATTAGTAGTTTTTCCTTAAATATAGCACAAATGTACTTCCTATTTTAATTTGGCGActactaagaaaaaaaatctccaGTAGCATGCAAATTGGGAAAATGTCTTTTGTACTGGACTCTTAACTTTGTTTGAGGTGAATTCAGAAAATATGTCAATTGAAAAGTGAGTCATTCAAAACATTCTATCCTTCTTATTGGATTTTGCTATGCtctttatttatgaaaaatataatttacaataataagtatttttgttAGCATGtaagaaattgaattttaaggTCAAATAACAGATGAAATCAGTGCATGGTTTTGTAATTGTTGTTAGTTAGTTTATGAGATCTATTATCCTTTAACAAAGTTTTATAACACTATAAGAAAACGTTGGattacaaagaaattttattgatgGATGCTAATCCGTTATTTAGGTATGATATACCACcaataattattgataatgTATGTTGGATACAAAGTGTACATTACTGATAAAATAATCCATCAATCAAATGTATTTGTTTAGGCGATAAAACATCCACCGATTACATCTAATAAATGACGCTTTGGaaagtgaaaaaatatatagcataataataaaaaaattccatcaataagaaaataacaatCCTAAATGATTTAAAACCCTGAAAATTTTTGAACTTGCTATCTAATGGTTGTCCTTTCCCAACAATTATTTTCTTCCACTAAATAagttttgataataaaaaatttgaagtgTTAAGTTATGCTTAGAAACTctgtaatgtttttgttttacttgcCTTTCTGTATGTTATGAATCTATGTTCCAACCATAGTTGGACTCTATCTAGTACCTGTTTGCAGGAAAAAATTGCTATCAATCTAAGTTCCAACCATAATTAAGACAAATTTGTCTATAAAATTGAATTCTCTATGCGTTttcatttaacaaataatattaaatgaaataaatatatgacaatgttatcattattataataatgttctttttattttttctttaaaaaaaaaactcaagcacacatatattttaattaaaacaatttatagtCATTATTgaatcaaaaataatattaaataatcatatattttaaaaatacttctttttttagtttctaattcTGGATGTATACagtatctctttttctttctctcattgGACATATCTCTTTTCAAATATGCAATAATTATAGTAGgcaaaattactttcaaatatgCTACTGATGTTAATAAGGTATTGGAGTAAATCAACTGACTATGCCTGATTAGAGAGCATCTAAAATAAACACGACCACCAATCTTCACATTCAAGTTTTTTTGACAATCATTCTTTATTGTTTGTGATTCTGGCTGTTATATAAGTTGATAGTTTTTTCTCTGATTGAGTTTGTGTgcttcataatttaaatttttcaagttataacacttaattatataagtatttcttttctctataaaaatgcaatttattgttgaatatttaattttttttgtaaaaaagaaagtccaTAGGTTGACCCTGACCCACAaggctttggggctttttagtcctggaaacttttttaataaagggctTTTTTGGTCATGTGGACTTTTTTGGCCCTAACCCAcatgggttagggtcagggccTATTATAGAAGCCTATTTGACAGTAGACTTTTAACCTATCATGTTTGAATAATAGTAAAGTAACACATTCACGATCATttaacatactacaaaataaaaataattataaaaaagtgaatttttatatatatattttttaagaaactaaaaaataaaaaaaaaaggatagtGTGGTGTAAAAATGTATGTGTGTGagagtatattttttatattttcacatcatccatttttattttccattcatTCCAGCACCAAAACAGCTTCATCATCAAGGAACACATCCCATAAGCACCACTAGCATTTTCCCCTCTTGTCCAATTTTCTCATCTTCATTCTAAAAACCCACCCAACAACCATTACACAGTGAACAAGCAACGAATAGCAAAATATACAGTGGGATAGGGAAACTACTCAGCACCCAACAATGAACAAAGTGCATCCCCAACAAGCAACCAATTCCCAGAATACCAACAAAAGAGAAACAACATATTGAAGGCATGTATCTCTTCTTTCACTTCCTCTATAATTGCATTGCTCCCCATCTATACTTGCATTACATTGCGGTGGTGTTCGTGGAATGGTTGTTGTGTCTTCCGTTCTGGGTACTGAAATGTTCGTGGAAGGATTACGTGGGGGAAGGGTTACGTGCTTTGAGAGAGAGAATGTAGTTGTGGTGGCGGCAGCGGCAAAGATTCTCGTCGTGATTGGCGTCACTGCCAGTGGCTCCAAGTGGGTGGAGCGGCAAGCATGGATATGGATGCTAGAGTGTCTCACGTGCTAATAGCCAGTTTACACAAAGTAAAGTAAAGTAGATATGTACATATCttctttttgtaatttcttttattgtttttaaatgttgcatttaatgatatttaatgcatgtttaaaataaagaagtactttttacattttttatcagGTAAGATTTCATCTAAACTTTTTATTAAGATATCAAATAGTTAATAAAGACTTTACCGTTGAATGAAGTAGATCGCTTGACATATAATATCGTCTAGTCTGTATAAACGCttctttaagttttttctttgttctatttAAGAATGTGTTTAACATGGTGCCTTTCAACACAAGtttttgaaatatcattttagacTTTTAGTGTGCTTCCCGAATACATCGTCTAACGCTTTTATCTATATCACCGCTTAGTAATGTATAACATTTGTTGCATTCAACAAAACTCTCATTCACGCATTAATTACGAAAACTGTTTAGTGATGATACATATGTTTTTACTAATACTTTCTTTAAGGTGTTTAGATTTTCACAAAccacttatattttaattgtattgttaTTCTAATAATGATAACATTGTCatatgtttatttcatttaatattatttgttaaactttaaaacatatgaattgttttaattaaaatatatgtgtgcttgagttttttttttaaagaaaaaa
This DNA window, taken from Vigna radiata var. radiata cultivar VC1973A chromosome 5, Vradiata_ver6, whole genome shotgun sequence, encodes the following:
- the LOC106760576 gene encoding protein ACCELERATED CELL DEATH 6 — translated: MNNDDVENSYKGEEQPSRNMIEEKTLESSEERRSDEAKAHGWSLLPKKTYDSIKENKPESDWREIDDDTILQQRPRGNTVLHIAALYGNDKCVERIVEIGPGLLRAENGNDDTALHVAARAGNISTLKNLLDALFRHLNPNSEEAKEVIFVTNRQKNTFFHEALQNGHKDVMKILDSSQDFKKLVEETLFVSTNNNDKSVLRLAIEKGYEDIVDDILTRIIPSNEEKYSLLVKANTEPISNHVEFSYPDGGPVGTYPQFGLEELGASDSGARKKGEQQYKSEGRMAFMDMEMEKIGRSMRTFSKNEGARSPAIVAILRENKGIIEKIANRKKEWIHVKDDRGRNALHYAASKGYLNGVECLLQKCDTCNMETDRDGFYPLHLASACGHIQVVKKLLENCPNPREIIDNKGRNIVHIAAIMGQFDVVRYALHNANDVIKDMINGKDYDGNTPLHLAASHYRPKIVQALTWNTSVDLNWLNNNNQTPLDAFEQFKQQDNPPIVQRLTWCQLKSSGVQNAERGSHSIQVPFSPLKPKAENIEFYKDRINTLMVVSTLITTIAFAGGITLPGGTNSSTPGEGMALMLNQVWFKPYILCTTISMYGGISVTIILIWAQLGDVTLALFALKVARPLLGITLATLSVAFLAGVHLVISDLSLLATTVLILCVVFIILLLLLYTLLWFPSESSNLIMRYISFYPFQFLTWLTEKDSIEGM